One window of Pyrus communis chromosome 12, drPyrComm1.1, whole genome shotgun sequence genomic DNA carries:
- the LOC137710303 gene encoding aluminum-activated malate transporter 10-like: MAKEKEASGTMEWRIKMADGSSEALAPTEARGCPGIACLALKGLVVGFVMKVWNFLKKAWDLGHSDPRKVIHCLKVGMALTVVSLFYYMRPLYEGVGGNAMWAVMTVVVVFENTVGATLCKSINRICGTFLAGFLAIGIHWIANRSGKEFEPFITGISVFLLASAATFSRFIPSVKARFDYGALIFILTFSLVSVSGYRVDQLFDMASQRILTIVIGTSLCVVITMIICPIWAGEELYVLITRNMDKLANSLDGCVADYFNDSGGFACSDKESDKKLLGYKCVLGSKGIEESMANFARWEPAHGRFNFRHPWKQYLKIGASMRDCAYCIEALNGCVSFENKVSELTKKHISNIAMKVSSDSSTVIKELAKTMKTMKKSTAIDLLVGEMNNAVLDLQEDLKSLPNLFINPQPQLPQESDDCPENNNTKAEAVALMDIIPLVTLASLLIEIVARIEGMVGAVEELAELAEFKAAGDRKANQNQTTNKVVPDQHALRRV; the protein is encoded by the exons atggctaaGGAGAAGGAAGCGAGTGGCACAATGGAGTGGAGGATAAAAATGGCCGACGGGTCATCTGAAGCTTTGGCTCCCACCGAGGCACGGGGGTGTCCCGGCATAGCATGTCTTGCCCTAAAGGGTCTGGTTGTAGGGTTTGTAATGAAAGTATGGAACTTTCTGAAGAAAGCTTGGGACTTGGGACACAGTGATCCCAGAAAAGTGATCCACTGCCTCAAAGTTGGGATGGCACTCACTGTTGTCTCACTCTTTTACTACATGAGACCTCTCTATGAAGGTGTGGGAGGAAATGCCATGTGGGCAGTTATGACAGTTGTGGTTGTCTTCGAAAATACTGTTG GTGCAACATTATGTAAAAGTATAAACAGAATATGTGGAACTTTTCTTGCCGGATTTCTTGCCATCGGCATCCATTGGATTGCAAATCGATCCGGAAAAGAATTCGAGCCTTTCATCACTGGAATATCTGTTTTCTTATTAG cTTCTGCGGCAACCTTCTCGAGATTCATACCGTCAGTGAAAGCTCGATTTGATTACGGTGCCCTGATCTTCATCCTCACATTCAGCTTAGTTTCAGTGTCGGGTTACCGGGTGGATCAGTTATTCGACATGGCCAGCCAAAGAATATTGACCATCGTCATTGGGACTTCCTTGTGCGTTGTCATAACCATGATCATTTGCCCCATTTGGGCTGGGGAGGAACTCTACGTGCTCATCACTCGGAACATGGACAAGCTTGCCAATTCCTTAGATG GTTGTGTGGCAGATTATTTCAATGATAGTGGAGGCTTTGCTTGTAGTGACAAAGAATCTGACAAGAAATTGCTTGGCTACAAATGTGTTTTGGGTTCAAAGGGAATAGAAGAATCCATG GCCAATTTTGCTAGATGGGAGCCCGCGCACGGCCGATTCAACTTCCGGCATCCATGGAAGCAATACCTTAAAATCGGGGCATCAATGCGCGACTGTGCTTATTGCATTGAGGCCCTCAACGGTTGTGTCAGTTTTGAAAATAAG GTCTCTGAGCTGACAAAGAAGCATATCAGCAACATTGCCATGAAAGTAAGCTCAGACTCTTCAACAGTGATAAAAGAGCTAGCAAAAACTATGAAAACAATGAAGAAATCAACTGCAATAGATCTCCTAGTTGGAGAAATGAACAATGCAGTTCTGGATCTCCAAGAGGACTTGAAATCTCTTCCTAACTTATTCATTAATCCACAGCCACAACTGCCGCAGGAATCCGATGATTGTCCCGAAAACAACAACACAAAAGCAGAAGCAGTTGCTCTCATGGACATAATTCCACTTGTGACTTTAGCTTCTCTGCTGATTGAAATTGTTGCAAGGATTGAAGGCATGGTAGGTGCAGTTGAGGAACTGGCTGAGCTGGCTGAGTTCAAGGCAGCCGGCGATCGGAAGGCGAATCAGAATCAGACTACTAACAAAGTTGTACCAGATCAACATGCCCTCCGAAGGGTCTGA
- the LOC137711549 gene encoding uncharacterized protein isoform X2, which translates to MAESIITSEKPSTSSPLEPPSRIVCHVCQKQFSQYTCPRCNSRYCSLHCYKSHNLRCTESFMRENVVGEMGQLGPDDETKQKMLDILKRFHSEEEETDDMDDDDDDNAGSALSEETIQKVLSGGEVSLDDLSTEEKKLFQRAVVSGELSKMIKPWDPWWLKPSARTIPFSKEGSQLIQPLVKDDESMSPEDNSESNQASEIPPGPDTPLPPVSKLSSTKPSPSLAVHLVDIIYSYCFTLRLYNGDWKSDAIGSSMAVLSVSNVLGQGGQPETVLEVLSYCLEKTCSPDFKHTGGLQFGLGLIDDVTSLLTLGTPALLCLLCDLQRMVQAGESDLKSEKPRKSSRRTEIRNKLKLAERKIYFIMCWVHEQTGEVWTSLAAIVTAEKSSALSYQSASRPGKAEKKAEPKSKVLIQEIR; encoded by the exons ATGGCGGAATCCATCATTACCTCAGAAAAACCCTCCACCTCGTCCCCTCTAGAGCCTCCTTCCCGTATCGTCTGCCACGT CTGCCAGAAGCAATTTTCTCAGTACACATGCCCTCGATGCAACTCACGTTACTGTTCCCTGCACTGCTACAAG TCGCATAATCTCCGGTGTACCGAATCGTTTATGCGGGAGAATGTGGTGGGGGAGATGGGGCAATTGGGGCCCGATGACGAAACTAAACAGAAAATGCTGGACATACTGAAACGATTTCactctgaagaagaagaaactgatgacatggatgatgatgatgatgataatgctg GTTCTGCACTGTCTGAGGAGACTATTCAAAAAGTGCTGTCTG GTGGTGAAGTTAGTCTGGATGATCTATCTACAGAAGAGAAGAAACTATTCCAAAGAGCTGTCGTTTCTGGGGAACTGAGCAAGATGATTAAGCCTTGGGATCCGTGGTGGTTGAAGCCTTCCGCCAGAACGATACCATTTAGCAAGGAAGGATCCCAACTTATCCAACCTCTTGTCAAAGACGATGAATCAATGTCACCTGAGGATAATTCAGAGAGCAATCAAGCGAGTGAGATTCCACCCGGGCCTGACACCCCACTGCCACCAGTCAGCAAGCTGAGTTCCACAAAGCCATCACCATCCTTAGCTGTTCATCTGGTGGACATCATATACAGCTACTGTTTCACACTCCGTCTTTACAATGGAGATTGGAAATCGGATGCCATAGGATCATCCATGGCGGTGCTTTCTGTCTCCAATGTACTGGGCCAGGGTGGGCAACCGGAGACTGTCCTGGAAGTGCTGTCTTATTGCTTGGAAAAGACCTGCTCCCCAGACTTCAAACATACAGGCGGCTTGCAATTTGGACTCGGTCTCATAGATGATGTAACAAGCCTATTAACGCTAGGAACACCTGCTTTGTTGTGCTTGCTCTGTGATCTGCAGAGGATGGTTCAGGCTGGGGAGAGCGATCTGAAGTCGGAGAAACCAAGGAAGTCGTCACGAAGAACAGAAATTAGGAACAAGCTGAAGTTGGCCGAACGGAAAATTTATTTCATCATGTGTTGGGTGCACGAGCAAACCGGGGAAGTTTGGACTTCCTTAGCAGCCATTGTAACGGCCGAAAAGAGTTCAGCTCTGAGTTATCAATCGGCTTCGAGGCCCGGGAAAGCGGAGAAGAAAGCCGAACCAAAGAGCAAGGTTTTGATTCAGGAGATTCGatga
- the LOC137710718 gene encoding plant UBX domain-containing protein 10-like, with the protein MVDVNDKLVYFQAITGLEDSDLCVEILTAHGWDLELAISSLTTTSNHTPSPEDPSAAGTSTVSDAGGGDGLRSIPQPSYQSGQSSNAVAAPGLAWRIITLPISVISGSLGLISGAVGLGLWAAGGVLSYSLGMIGVGAGRDGEASARLVSVSEVGNEAAQFVARFEQDFGTRRPNFVSEGFMDALQRSRNSFKLLFVYLHSPDHLDTPSFCERTLCSEMLVDYINENFVSWGGSIRASEGFKMSNSLKASRYPFCAVVMAATNQRIVLLQQVEGPKSPEEMLSILNRVVEESASVLGTARHEAEERRMNIRLREEQDAAYRAALEADQARENQRREEQERLEKEAAEAEQKRQEEEEARERAAQEAAEKEAALARMRQEKALSLGAEPEKGPDVTQVVVRFPTGQRKERRFHSTAVIQNLYDFVDSLGCLDAENYSLVSNFPRVVYGPEKLSLSLKEAGLHPQASLFLELNA; encoded by the exons ATGGTCGATGTGAACGACAAGTTAGTGTATTTCCAAGCAATCACAGGCCTCGAAGACTCCGATTTGTGCGTGGAGATCCTCACCGCCCATGGCTGGGACCTCGAGCTCGCGATCTCCTCCCTCACCACCACCTCGAACCATACGCCTTCGCCGGAAGATCCATCTGCCGCCGGAACCTCCACAGTTTCCGATGCCGGCGGTGGGGACGGTCTTCGCTCCATTCCTCAACCGTCGTACCAATCTGGACAGTCGTCAAACGCCGTCGCGGCACCCGGTTTGGCTTGGAGGATCATAACTCTGCCGATTTCTGTTATTTCTGGTAGTCTAGGTTTGATTTCTGGCGCGGTTGGGCTCGGGTTGTGGGCGGCGGGTGGAGTGCTATCGTACTCGCTCGGAATGATTGGGGTCGGGGCTGGTCGGGACGGTGAGGCCTCGGCCCGATTAGTGTCGGTGTCGGAGGTGGGGAATGAAGCAGCGCAGTTTGTAGCGAGGTTCGAGCAGGATTTTGGGACGAGGAGACCGAATTTCGTTAGCGAAGGGTTTATGGACGCCCTGCAGAGGTCGAGGAACTCGTTCAAGCTGTTGTTCGTATACTTGCACTCGCCGGACCATCTTGATACGCCGTCTTTTTGTGAGAGGACTTTGTGCTCCGAGATGTTGGTGGATTATATCAATGAGAATTTTGTGTCGTGGGGAGGGAGCATTCGGGCTAGTGAAGGCTTCAAGATGAGTAATAGTTTGAAGGCCTCGAGATATCCCTTCTGTGCCGTCGTTATGGCTGCTACGAACCAGAGGATCGTGCTGCTTCAGCAG GTTGAGGGGCCAAAGTCTCCGGAAGAAATGCTCTCAATACTAAATAGAGTGGTCGAAGAAAGTGCTTCTGTTCTTGGTACAGCAAGGCATGAGGCagaagaaaggagaatgaaCATTCGTTTAAGGGAGGAGCAAGATGCTGCTTATAGAGCAGCACTTGAAGCTGATCAG GCGAGGGAAAACCAGAGGAGGGAAGAGCAAGAACGTCTAGAAAAAGAAGCTGCTGAAGCTGAGCAGAAGCGccaggaggaagaggaggcTCGTGAAAGAGCAGCACAGGAAGCTGCGGAGAAAGAGGCTGCACTAGCTAGGATGCGGCAGGAAAAAGCCTTGTCACTTGGTGCCGAACCTGAAAAAGGACCTGATGTTACACAG GTTGTGGTTCGGTTCCCAACTGGACAACGCAAGGAAAGGAGATTCCACAGCACTGCAGTAATCCAAAATCTCTatgattttgttgattctttgGGTTGTCTAGACGCTGAGAACTACAGTTTGGTGTCGAACTTCCCTCGAGTCGTATATGGACCAGAGAAGTTGTCTTTATCCTTGAAAGAAGCAGGATTGCATCCACAGGCCAGTCTTTTTCTGGAGCTGAATGCTTAG
- the LOC137711549 gene encoding uncharacterized protein isoform X1, with product MAESIITSEKPSTSSPLEPPSRIVCHVCQKQFSQYTCPRCNSRYCSLHCYKSHNLRCTESFMRENVVGEMGQLGPDDETKQKMLDILKRFHSEEEETDDMDDDDDDNAAGSALSEETIQKVLSGGEVSLDDLSTEEKKLFQRAVVSGELSKMIKPWDPWWLKPSARTIPFSKEGSQLIQPLVKDDESMSPEDNSESNQASEIPPGPDTPLPPVSKLSSTKPSPSLAVHLVDIIYSYCFTLRLYNGDWKSDAIGSSMAVLSVSNVLGQGGQPETVLEVLSYCLEKTCSPDFKHTGGLQFGLGLIDDVTSLLTLGTPALLCLLCDLQRMVQAGESDLKSEKPRKSSRRTEIRNKLKLAERKIYFIMCWVHEQTGEVWTSLAAIVTAEKSSALSYQSASRPGKAEKKAEPKSKVLIQEIR from the exons ATGGCGGAATCCATCATTACCTCAGAAAAACCCTCCACCTCGTCCCCTCTAGAGCCTCCTTCCCGTATCGTCTGCCACGT CTGCCAGAAGCAATTTTCTCAGTACACATGCCCTCGATGCAACTCACGTTACTGTTCCCTGCACTGCTACAAG TCGCATAATCTCCGGTGTACCGAATCGTTTATGCGGGAGAATGTGGTGGGGGAGATGGGGCAATTGGGGCCCGATGACGAAACTAAACAGAAAATGCTGGACATACTGAAACGATTTCactctgaagaagaagaaactgatgacatggatgatgatgatgatgataatgctg CAGGTTCTGCACTGTCTGAGGAGACTATTCAAAAAGTGCTGTCTG GTGGTGAAGTTAGTCTGGATGATCTATCTACAGAAGAGAAGAAACTATTCCAAAGAGCTGTCGTTTCTGGGGAACTGAGCAAGATGATTAAGCCTTGGGATCCGTGGTGGTTGAAGCCTTCCGCCAGAACGATACCATTTAGCAAGGAAGGATCCCAACTTATCCAACCTCTTGTCAAAGACGATGAATCAATGTCACCTGAGGATAATTCAGAGAGCAATCAAGCGAGTGAGATTCCACCCGGGCCTGACACCCCACTGCCACCAGTCAGCAAGCTGAGTTCCACAAAGCCATCACCATCCTTAGCTGTTCATCTGGTGGACATCATATACAGCTACTGTTTCACACTCCGTCTTTACAATGGAGATTGGAAATCGGATGCCATAGGATCATCCATGGCGGTGCTTTCTGTCTCCAATGTACTGGGCCAGGGTGGGCAACCGGAGACTGTCCTGGAAGTGCTGTCTTATTGCTTGGAAAAGACCTGCTCCCCAGACTTCAAACATACAGGCGGCTTGCAATTTGGACTCGGTCTCATAGATGATGTAACAAGCCTATTAACGCTAGGAACACCTGCTTTGTTGTGCTTGCTCTGTGATCTGCAGAGGATGGTTCAGGCTGGGGAGAGCGATCTGAAGTCGGAGAAACCAAGGAAGTCGTCACGAAGAACAGAAATTAGGAACAAGCTGAAGTTGGCCGAACGGAAAATTTATTTCATCATGTGTTGGGTGCACGAGCAAACCGGGGAAGTTTGGACTTCCTTAGCAGCCATTGTAACGGCCGAAAAGAGTTCAGCTCTGAGTTATCAATCGGCTTCGAGGCCCGGGAAAGCGGAGAAGAAAGCCGAACCAAAGAGCAAGGTTTTGATTCAGGAGATTCGatga